The Glycine soja cultivar W05 chromosome 9, ASM419377v2, whole genome shotgun sequence sequence GTGATTAGAATCATCATCATTGAGGACTTTCCATGCAACAACCTGCTCATAGGACACTGGCCGATTCATACTAGATACACATATTCCTGCAGGGAGAGATGCAAAACCCTGAAAAGAAACAGAAAACTagaaaaatgtcaaataatataaacataatatataGCAAAGAAAAGGATAATACCAACTATGCAAGGGGGAATAGATATATCCTAGATTTTGAAACTCAACAAACTCATCAAGCTTTTGTATAAGATTTATATAGATGTTACTCAATTCTATGCATGCATAATCTCCAGTACTAACTCCATGGACCAACgcccaaacaaacaaaaagtgtAGTTGCTTTCAAGTACCTGTTGCATTATCTTGGAGAACTCGGAGCAGAGAATCTTCCTGCCAGATTCATCAAGAACTTTATCAAGCATTATATCTTGAAGGGAAACAAGAGTAGTTTCAAGCATGTCTAAACCAGCCTGGTTCGAAAAGGTGAACACTGGAGATGCCTGCAATAATTTTAGAAGTACAAAACTCAGTGGAAAGATTATTGGACAGAAGAATTGCACATTCTACCAAAACATATGATAAAcaagatatataaatatattattatcaacAAAGTCCTCTGACAACggaatgatattttaaatttcaataaacaGAAGAAATTAAAGGAGCAATGCAAGTAATTACATTTGTTTTCACAGAACAGCATATGATTGCATCGGGATGGTGCCAAAGTTGCTTAAGGATTGCATCACCAGCTGTGGACTCAGCTTTAAAAAGCTCTGTGCCAGTGTGAACCCTGAAAGGAAACACATCTACACTGTCAGACAAAAACAGAAATAAGACCTGGAAAATTAAGCTGCTGCTGCTTAAGGTCACATGAATACATGTCTGTACAACACTTCCAAACTAAAAAGATTATGCTGGTAACTAACACCCAATCTACAGATAACACATTTCTAATGGCACTTCATCAATCCATTAAATACAACTCTAATACAAGAATAATCAAGCACTTTACTTTAGATAGCTAAAATAAGCagtcaaaattaatgaaagacaAACCTGTAGCTTCTACAGATCCATCGCGCTAAGGTAAGGGCCTCGGGTGATCCAGAAAGTGACTTTGGCCCCAGCTGGGTATTGAACCTGGAGGGAGCAATAGCCATGGCAACCCTCTGAACTGATCCCACAACACTACGCACATACTGGCGAGCCATAGCAGCCACATTGTCCCGTGTATGGTTCTCAAAGGTAAATTGGAAAGCAATAGTAAGGACCGACCTAAGGTTGTAGCCGTTCAAGTCAGCTTCCCCAGCTGGACGAGCATTACCAGAACCTACTTCCATTGTTGATGCCAAATCTAATGTCCTAGTTGCAGCTGGACCATCCTGAGATGCAAGAAATAATGCGATAAGGAACATTCCAACAGGTATGTATCTGCCAATTGGATTATACTATCATAACCTTGGAAATTAGCATGAGAACATAAGTAGCAAAATTCCAAATTAACAACAGTAGTTTCATGACCACGCTATACGAAAATCATGCAAGTTGAAAAGAAATGTCACTCAACTGATTTAGGATCCAACGGAATGACACGAAAACCAGATGGAAGCAACAGAGCATCATCAGCAAAGGACTCATCAATAGGTGCAAACACAAGTTGAGCACATGCCCCAATTGCATTTTCATCAACTCCACTGCACAGCTGCCACATCAAGTCGCATAGCAAAGGTCATCAAATGTCACACAGAAAATAGCTATAGCTTCCTAGTTACATAAAATATGCAAAGCCAAAAAGTCACACACAATACCTGCAATAGATACATATCACGTGCCAACGCAACATCCTCGGGAGAAAATGCATGACCCTCTATTCGAACTACCTCCAGGAACTGCACCATTGCAGTATGTCACAATTGAGTATACATTACATGTTTTAGAAATGCGGAAAGGAGGTTATTCACATATTTCAGATTAATACCTCCTCGTGCTCAATAGTATGAGCAAGGGGTAAAATGACCTGGGTGCTGGGGAAGCCACCAGGTCTTGCACAAGGAACTGCATAGGGACTAGCTTTAAGGCATGCAGCAGAGTATGCATCAACTCCATAATCAGCCCACTCTGATCGATGCTCCCTCAAAAATCGAACAAGCAAAGCAGGGGGAACATTCTGTAGAGACACATTGTACAATAGATGATTATAgagaaaatttagaagatgcTTCACGAATTGGGAAACAAAAAGAGGAATTTGGCattgaaattattaatattattaatattatattatgtcaTAGTCCATAGAACTGTTTCATGTACCTGCAAGAGCATTGATGCCTTAGCACACAAAACGCCACCTCCAAATGCTGGGAACATTGATGCATTGTAATTGGAGCCCAAGAATTTGTTTGGAGATGAGTTTATGGCTATTGTCACATCTTCCACCCCATCAGTACCCATCAGTGACCAGCCATCATCAACAAATCCATTCACAGCATCATTAAAGCCCCTAAACAATGCAATTtcgataaaatattaataattatgatgTTGTGATTATGAACAAGATTGGATTTTAGCAAGAATAAGAATGATTAATGAATCAACTGCTACTTAATCACATGAAAAAAAAGTACCCAgccaataattaaaatgcacaatGCATGGTTTGACATACAAAGGACACTAAGGCCTTACCTGCAAAGTCTCTGGCTAAATGTTCTCAATACAGCAGGCTGGCGTCCCCCACTGTACTGAATTTCTCCACTAGATTCTTGTGCTATTTGTCTTATATGTTGCAAGGCCTGCAGAGTTAATTTTACAAACCTCACTCTTGATTTTTGGCATAGTTAAGAATGTCTAATTCATTTAACATGCAATTAATCTTACAGCAATTGTCAATTTCTGAGCCAAGAATTTTGATGATTCATACAAGGGCCTCAGTACTTCAGGTACACTCCAGACCtgcattcaataataataataataataaacaactgAGGACTGTAGGTTCTACgatattaaaattttaggtATGACTTGGATATATTTTACTTACATCTAAATCAATATGATCAACAATGTGAATAATGGATCCACCACCCTCACAAGGTCTAACTAGAAAACCACTGGGAAGCATTTCAGCTCGTACAAAGGTTGTAGAAGGAGGCCCTGTGGGGCCACCAGTTGAGGATGTCAATGATCTCTCACATATCTGCAACCATCACAATTTCAATTGagcaaattagttttaaatcaTAAAAGGAAACAATCATTCGATATTTTGCAATACATTGACAAAAAACAcatcaaaatataatatcacATTCTTAAGCCACACCCTATAAGCAACAGCTTCAAATGTTTCAGAACAGTTCCAAAACCAAACAGCCAAAATTCATAATGGAAGCAAGGGAAGGAGGCAGAGCTTAAACCAAAAGAAACCAAGTCCTGTCCAATGGCAGCTTGCTTGTGTtaacaaactaaaatatttaaaatatcattttctccttttctaataaaaaagagTGGGAGAATACTGTGAccaaatcaagaaaagaccattttCAGCATATGAAAAATGAACTTTCATTTAGCCAGGGCGATTGTTTGCTAAGAAAAAACACATCAGGATTAAATTCTTCTCAATACCACAAGACTTCCATCTTCCAAACTTGTCGTGTATCTTAGTGTCCAGAAGTCCCGTGCTGCAGCCAAAGTTGTGGGCGCATAtgtctgataaaaaaaagtacacaTCAACAAAACAGCCAAGGTGTCAAACATAAAACAATTCTAAGTGCAGAAAAAAAATAGCCAATATACCTGCATGTACAGGAGCTCGATGGTGCCCCCATTCCCAGTGGGGACTATACTTAACACATCCACGCATCGACAGTCACGATACCACGACTGTCGATCTTTTAGTATCTCAGCAACCTGAAAAACAACAGCAACAAACACAACTTCATGAAACCAGTTTCATTGTTTATCAAAGTGGAAATAAAGGAACATGGAGCCAGCAACATACCTTAGTGGGCTCTAGGCTCACAAGGCCGCAGGCTCGTGCTGCCACGCCACTACAGTTGCGGGAAACAGCAACGATTCCAATAGAATCCGGACCAGGCTATTCATTGCAAATTGCAATTAacaaaaacacaacaacattaacaaatatttatgaattatacaaacataagaaagaaaaaaaaccaagCATCAAAGATTATTAAACGGGGCATTACCTTCATCCCAATCATCTGGACCCAGTCGACAGCAGTTCCAGTAGCCTTGGAAAGGAACTCTGCCAGGGTCTCCTCAGCTATGGCGAGAAGActgaaacaaacaaataatcCACAATCCTTATGTTATTACTATTTActgatgaaaatatttattttttggatctacaaatgttaattgttagtttttgttagaatgttagTGAGAGGCCTTCAACAACCAAACCAACTTTATATCTCTTACTGATGAAAATATTGAAATGAAAAGCAATAAAAAGTACATGTTATGTTACTTACCCAGCTGGGTTGTTAGCATCCCTATTGGGATGCTGAGGTGTTGGGTTTTGCTGTTGGTTTTGACCACTCATAACCACAGACTCACAGCTATTGTCTGTGGTAGTACCTGCAGAAGCctgttcaaagttcaaaccaaaACATGGTTGaatcattattatattaaaaaaaacacaaaaagcatTCACAAAATAAAGAGAAGAAAGGCTCACAGTGTGTATCTGTTGCTTCATGTAACCATTCTCATAAACCAGATGAGAAACCTGCTTCTGCAAACGGtcattttcctccattaaaagCTTGTTCATTGCAGTCAGCTTTCTGTTCACTGTCTGCAGCCGAGAAGCTTCCTTCCTCTGCTTCTCACGACACCTACACACCAAATTCCCCAAtgtcaaaaacaaaaagttgctttcttttattgagacAAGATGAAAAATAGGTGAAGTTCAAGGCTTTTATAGAGGAagtataagaagaagaaaaaagattttgGCATTTGGGTTATTTGAAAAATAGGGTCTGACCTTCTGTTCTGAAACCAAACTTTGATCTGTTTCGGTTCAATGTTGGAGAGGATGGGGCACTCTCTGATGAGTTGTTGTCTTCTTAAGGAACTCGGCTTAGGGCATTCAGCATATACCCTCTCCAAAGCCTCAACCTGCTCTGGTGTGTACCTCACATACTTGCTCGAGTCCATCTGGTTGTTGGCTGAGTCCTTGTGCATAGAAAGTGCCATCACTCTAACACACTATATTTCTTTAAACCTACACTACTATTAGGTTAAAAATGGGAATGGGTGagagaaagaaggaaaggaactAGTTAAttggttcttcttcttcactgctGTTGGTGGTGGGGGTGCTCTCTTCTCCAAGAGAGCCTCCACTCTCCTTCATTAGATGCTGTAAGTTCCCTCAAAATCCAAACTTGGAAGAGAAACCTGAGTGGGCAACAGTGGTCTTTATCTcccccaacacacacacacaccaatcTCGAGattgtgagagagagagagagaaggagaaagagatgGAACAAGAACTGAGGAAGAAAGAATGTGTTGTGTGTTTTTATGTATGCATTGTCtctgtaataataaaataatataatattattattctgCATTGTAACATAACAACAGgagtaacataaaataaatgatgtaaTAGTGTAATGGTAGAAGTAGTGGCTGAAAAAAGCaaacagaaaaaacaaacaacaagcAAAGGGTAATTAAAGGGACTTCAATTTGTTACcgagttattttatttttccttttttggttgCTGCTGCAGTACCATACTCGTTTCCTCATTACTCATGGTTACAGTGTGATGCAAAAATgataaggaaataaaaaaataaaaaagatttttgaCGAGTGAGTTTCCCTGATAGTGTTTGTTAAGCCTCTTTATCTCTTTCTCTGAGTCCAGGAAAAAGATACTACTGGTATATAGCAGCAGGAACGCAGCACACCAACAGTGTAGCTGTTGTAGCTTTTCTCTTCATGAACGCATGTTTCAAATTCAAGGGTGATGATGGTATGATATGTTCTTATCCATGCATAAATGTATGTACATGATGGATGcatgagagaaagaaagagagagtgtGTAATATATGTACGTACGTAAAGAGTGGAAAAAGGTAGAGAGAGTAGACAAAAAAGACGGACAAATATTTGGCATCACATTTGATTGCTGGGTGAAAATGTTAGCAGGATCCCATTAAATTGGCTTCaccttgattttctttttattattttttctctctgctATTTTACCATTTGTTTCTACtttctatactttttttttatctacaacataagaaaaataatcttatttgaattaacaatattactaatatgacaaaattaaatttttcaacaaaatatttccCATACATAAACCCACAAAATTCACATttcaatttataacttttttttcttcacaaaattCACATTTCATAAGAAGATGACAAACTAACTATAAAGTTGGACCCTTTTTTGTATAACAAGATTAGTCTTTTCCACCAATAACAGCATGTCTTGATTTTGCAGTAGGGTAACATATGTtctcttaaacttttttttacaaatacatatatctattgatttttttaaaaaaaaaaagttgtatataGTATTTACATTTATTACGATAATTGCTTGTGGTtgaatatctaattgattaattgaacttgaaatgattttaatatattaattgcatgagaAGTTTACTTCATAgtattaaattacttttaatgATATAGAGATCTATAATTGAacgataatataatattttatattttagtaatatataaaaaaattcatgatatATCAAAAATATCTATGCATTACAGGAAAAACTTACTAGTTTAGACTTATGAAAGTAGCTTATTATCTGCGTATGATTTTTTTGTCTTGTTTTAGTCAATTttctgataaataattttttaacttgagttttacaattaaatttattatacaagtTATTGtatttagataaaattttctttgaaaaaagctacaaattaaataatgagCTTTACTATAATAATCAACCTATTCACGAACCTGCAAATGATGAATGAAAGTTCAAGTTGAGGCAAAATTGACAGCCGAATATGATTAGGAGTAAAAGTGAGTTTCTAACTTAAaggaatttttattgtttatttttcaaaCATCATACCTTATCTCAAATTTTGGGGCCATAACATAATCAACATCAAGATTTGAATAAACACCCATTACCAACTATAACGAGCGGGAGTGGGAGTAAAAGACTCTAGAATTTTACGCAAAAGGTATTCAGTGGATGCTTCATAATGATATACGAATATCATTCTACTATTCTTTCTACAAATTCTCTtactttcttataaaaaaatataaaaaataaatacaattgaaattttaaaaatatattaccatGCAAAGGAAATAGGATGATGTTGTCATATGatttaatttagaattattttattacatatatgCAATTTTATGAGCCATAAAATTCTATGATATACCATTTTGCTTATATGACTTTGTTATGTGTATATGATTTTGGGCAACCATTTGTGTCCTCTTATATATAGATATACCTTTTTtgctaattaatatatatatatatatatatatatatatatatatatataattttatgattttgagtaaatttcaattaacattattctgaaaaagaatacaacaaattaataattggggaaatattattataaaaaaagagtgTTAATAACACACTTTATAATATACTCTTTCtagtatacatttttttattgagggTTAATAACACACTTTATAATATACTCCTTccattatacatttttttattattactagtTAACATCAGAGTGTTAGTAACACATTTTATAATAAGAAATTAACAATAGAATTATTGATAACATATAAttctaaacatatttttttaagaaaaatttattattaattgaaatttattgaaaatataaaattggttGAGACTCACTTTCTCTATTTAATGAGTTTCatctttgattttataatttcaataaatattaactaataGTAAAAATCGAGTTACTgattgaaataataaatgatgagtgaaatttattaacaaagaaataaaacttACAAAATTATGTAACTCTATtagttttcaattaataataaaaaatatgttcaaaAATAGTATGGCGATGACATTTttcctgtaatcaattaaaatgatGGTCCAATTATATGTGTATTAcagttaaaaagaagaaaatgtaaaagaaatccGTTGCACATAGCTTATTAGTCCAAAATTCTTTCGTATgtgaaataaataacatgatttgactgtcaaaataataaaaaaaaaaacatgatttggatcaaaagaaaaaattgccatgtttgccttttctattcttttaatATGAATACTTTGCCATTTCTATGAATTTACTTAACCGGTATAATTAATTGAACCATGTTTAACAAATTTCTATCAGCGTCAGCGAAGAGCACTAAGAAATGTTATTCACATGATTTAAGACTATGTGATGGTTTCTGAATTGCATGCATGCACCATCGGTGATTTCTAAGTCAACTTTGATTCGTAAGTGGGTTTATCATTGagattttcataatattttttagttgtataagaaatgatattatttattttttataaaagaaagaaatcataTTATTGActgctattttattttaaacatcagGATAAATATTGCACATAAAGcagttttaattagtaaaaatcCAATAATGCATTCTGCTTCTAATGAGTGGCTTACACTGATCTGTTTATAAGTGGAATACGGATCAcaagaaaatataagatatagtttttttattagtaaaataaaattattaattaaaattgatgagTAGTACCTCAAACTCAAAATATAGTTCATGAGTTACAAATTTGTTTCCCTTATATTTCGACATCAAGTAATATATCTAGGATCAATGTTATACTTATCATTTATCGaagcattaaaaaaaactcatatgaTTTGAATTctaataattatgtttgatagaaaatgaaaatttacataaagtagaaaaataataaaactttatccaaaataaaaaagattaaaaaggaaatctaataattatttaaggacaaaaataaaataaatataaaaaactaaaaggtaAAATGAcgttttaaaaaactttatttgatgTAAGATCTTAAATAACAtagaaattacttaaaaaatcatttaccaaatagttaaacaaatttttcatttaataaaaactaaaaactactTAAAATGTCTTGTCAAATACAATCAAATATTGATGATTATTGCAATTAAATGGATTAttaggataaaaatatattaataggtGCATGTTTAGTAAAATCtcattttaaacatttaaattaaagaaaactttttttaaaggaaattaaagaaaactatGTAGTATCGTTTAAGTAAttctttcataaatttaaaagaataacatattaataaggaaaaataaaaacaagtataACGAGAGGTAGAGGTAGCAAGCATTGAATTGCTCTAACTTCAAAGAAAGGATTCATATGGAGGTAAGTCAagcattatattttataaacttttataattatttccaaaaaaaaataagtaatatggtaaaaaatgaaattgaagttttgaactctctttaaaatttgaataacatGACATGGTtttgttataataattaatcacattaGTCATTATCTTATATGTCTTTTCCTTTTCAACAAAAGGGATCTATGATCTacgaaaaaaagagaaagatttTGTAAGACAATTATAAAATTGAGAGTTGAATCCTTAGCTAATTATTGTGATTTCTAGTTAGTCTTATAATAACAATTAGGATtccacacacaaacacacaacgTTACGTCAGGTTCAAGTTCGAGTAGGAAGGCAATAGTTATTTGACTTATTTCCTGAAGGCTAATATTGTTGCCCATtcaaaatggaaataaataattcatcGATTATAGTTTTGCatgaaaatcattatttataaCTATGCCTAAATTATTTACCCATAATTTTAAAGAGAATATACCAAACTTCTTCCTGAACAATATAGCATTGATGAAACTTTTTGACTAGAGAAAAATTGTAGAATTGATTGATGACTATAGTATACctaataatttcattaaatagcGTTTCCTAGTATACATAATGCTACGCACATGTCTACATTCATTTGGACAATATCCAACGTTATAATTAATCTCAATTCCATTAATTTTTCGTCATCGTGAAGTCACCTATATATAACCATGCTTTCATGGCGAGCTAGCTAGGCATGCACGACAGAGATTTGTATAAAATTTTCATGAGTGTATAGTTAGTGATTAAGGAGAAGTTAATGATGAGTAATGGCTTAAAGAACACAAGTGTATCCCAGTGTAGAATCTAAATGCTTTAATTACGATTAAGTGTTGAATAAGTTTTAGGCCTGCAAGCTAGCTAGCACATCTGAAACTCCCGAAATCCAACTTTGTGGTTGAGATCCACCGAGAGCACCAACCTCCTCTCCCTTTTGTTGACAAATTGATAGTGTTTCCCACCTCCTTCCCTTTACTCATAAGGATCCAAGAGCATGAGAGATAATGCAAGAGAAAAGCAATTGACTTTTGGATATTTACAAGGTTGACATTTACATAAGCCTTTAAGTCTTCAAATAAAGCATCCAATGATCCAAATTAAAGTTTAGCAAAAACTCACTCATTTGGCTTGTAGTAGTATCCAGTAGTGCTAGCTTGTCCCTCTCCCCCCTTTTTGTCTTAAGACATTTGTTATATTGGATTCCTATAACATTGGGACAGAGTATCATCAGTTTTATGACTCACTCATggactcttttttttaattatattttttcgtccataaaattcaaattcaaaattttatttaagtggATTGaatccattttcatttttccacTTCAACTAATGGCatgtattagtatatttttttattattaatattattattatatcataatctattgtaaaaatttaatataatta is a genomic window containing:
- the LOC114368052 gene encoding homeobox-leucine zipper protein ATHB-14-like isoform X1 gives rise to the protein MALSMHKDSANNQMDSSKYVRYTPEQVEALERVYAECPKPSSLRRQQLIRECPILSNIEPKQIKVWFQNRRCREKQRKEASRLQTVNRKLTAMNKLLMEENDRLQKQVSHLVYENGYMKQQIHTASAGTTTDNSCESVVMSGQNQQQNPTPQHPNRDANNPAGLLAIAEETLAEFLSKATGTAVDWVQMIGMKPGPDSIGIVAVSRNCSGVAARACGLVSLEPTKVAEILKDRQSWYRDCRCVDVLSIVPTGNGGTIELLYMQTYAPTTLAAARDFWTLRYTTSLEDGSLVICERSLTSSTGGPTGPPSTTFVRAEMLPSGFLVRPCEGGGSIIHIVDHIDLDVWSVPEVLRPLYESSKFLAQKLTIAALQHIRQIAQESSGEIQYSGGRQPAVLRTFSQRLCRGFNDAVNGFVDDGWSLMGTDGVEDVTIAINSSPNKFLGSNYNASMFPAFGGGVLCAKASMLLQNVPPALLVRFLREHRSEWADYGVDAYSAACLKASPYAVPCARPGGFPSTQVILPLAHTIEHEEFLEVVRIEGHAFSPEDVALARDMYLLQLCSGVDENAIGACAQLVFAPIDESFADDALLLPSGFRVIPLDPKSDGPAATRTLDLASTMEVGSGNARPAGEADLNGYNLRSVLTIAFQFTFENHTRDNVAAMARQYVRSVVGSVQRVAMAIAPSRFNTQLGPKSLSGSPEALTLARWICRSYRVHTGTELFKAESTAGDAILKQLWHHPDAIICCSVKTNASPVFTFSNQAGLDMLETTLVSLQDIMLDKVLDESGRKILCSEFSKIMQQFSVSFQGFASLPAGICVSSMNRPVSYEQVVAWKVLNDDDSNHCLAFMFINWSFV
- the LOC114368052 gene encoding homeobox-leucine zipper protein ATHB-14-like isoform X2 yields the protein MALSMHKDSANNQMDSSKYVRYTPEQVEALERVYAECPKPSSLRRQQLIRECPILSNIEPKQIKVWFQNRRCREKQRKEASRLQTVNRKLTAMNKLLMEENDRLQKQVSHLVYENGYMKQQIHTASAGTTTDNSCESVVMSGQNQQQNPTPQHPNRDANNPAGLLAIAEETLAEFLSKATGTAVDWVQMIGMKPGPDSIGIVAVSRNCSGVAARACGLVSLEPTKVAEILKDRQSWYRDCRCVDVLSIVPTGNGGTIELLYMQTYAPTTLAAARDFWTLRYTTSLEDGSLVICERSLTSSTGGPTGPPSTTFVRAEMLPSGFLVRPCEGGGSIIHIVDHIDLDVWSVPEVLRPLYESSKFLAQKLTIAALQHIRQIAQESSGEIQYSGGRQPAVLRTFSQRLCRGFNDAVNGFVDDGWSLMGTDGVEDVTIAINSSPNKFLGSNYNASMFPAFGGGVLCAKASMLLQNVPPALLVRFLREHRSEWADYGVDAYSAACLKASPYAVPCARPGGFPSTQVILPLAHTIEHEEFLEVVRIEGHAFSPEDVALARDMYLLQLCSGVDENAIGACAQLVFAPIDESFADDALLLPSGFRVIPLDPKSDGPAATRTLDLASTMEVGSGNARPAGEADLNGYNLRSVLTIAFQFTFENHTRDNVAAMARQYVRSVVGSVQRVAMAIAPSRFNTQLGPKSLSGSPEALTLARWICRSYRVHTGTELFKAESTAGDAILKQLWHHPDAIICCSVKTNASPVFTFSNQAGLDMLETTLVSLQDIMLDKVLDESGRKILCSEFSKIMQQGFASLPAGICVSSMNRPVSYEQVVAWKVLNDDDSNHCLAFMFINWSFV